A portion of the Quercus lobata isolate SW786 unplaced genomic scaffold, ValleyOak3.0 Primary Assembly Scq3eQI_1902, whole genome shotgun sequence genome contains these proteins:
- the LOC115972901 gene encoding probable disease resistance protein At4g27220: MESVATEVTGNVATSTVNYVLGYLKRKYGYVSNLKENWAKLEKEKGYLCDKEADVTNNLEKDEETMEETAECKTWLKEVKDMKAKLEELRKKDDNISRCFCGLCPFHSLLKLGKDVVTYTTEVTALCDRQQKINIMVKREKAPPIRVRMKHPKKIDDVPSLNDHVEKLLKWLKGDNFKRLRIWGLPGVGKTTIMKNLNNRVRETQQFDIVLFVDVSEAKSMGEEMREVMREEIQEQLVKRLQLGAQSDQIPDEISKNLVDQRYLLLLDGVYSEIDLNDIGIHDNHELGKVVFATRYRNVYRSSTDEEINITRLSENDGQNLFKKLLGDIEVDQPDSQPIVKGILRECGGMPQVIMIIANMLRDMLIDENYLASWRDVLCQLQVPSTDPMGEMEEVYKAFKTVYDRLNRDCQPCLRYWTIFPPDYEVHEDYMTECWKAEQFLARAETLGNARDRGQRIFYELEDKSLLEKGRKARHFKMPFFLQRMAVRIRDQEEEDSKFLVGEGGKILEGEELLEKWESAQRVSLIRQKFTLPQKLASDKTLTLLLQKNPNLTEIPESFFESMCNLRILDLCNTGIMSMPPSISNLKNLRLLYLNNCGHIVELPPNLQQLKSLEILDLRNTGILTLPKEIGQLTGLKCLRVSFKKNCSCSNGINGQPLLMIPCNVIASLSSLEELSIDVNYKNKIWNQIVDTVAGEVAKLKKLASLCFYFPELTCFEAFTEARNRNYMEQEDHGLRSFRIVVGNHNMDNFLGFDFFGYTTERHLRFATGGVIPNAFSNVLKQGYSLELLGHHSAKNLSVIGAANLEGLKACTIEECDEMESIIGGESGDIVTGALQKLHLINLPKLVSICEDLNESRSLNKITTLTLQGCPRLKRLFPQALVQLLCNLKDLQVKDCSKIEEIIEGGSIVEIGALPKLKNVVLCKLPRLFRICEDVSFEWLSLETMKIQNCPDLKHLPFSMENATRLRVIECTENWWSQLVWPDDSVQDRLKGLRSFT; the protein is encoded by the coding sequence ATGGAGTCAGTAGCTACAGAAGTGACTGGGAACGTGGCAACATCAACAGTAAATTATGTGCTAGGATATTTGAAGCGCAAATATGGTTATGTGAGCAATCTCAAGGAAAATTGGGCCAAgcttgaaaaggaaaaaggataTCTTTGTGATAAAGAGGCAGATGTGACAAATAATCTGGAAAAGGATGAGGAGACAATGGAGGAGACAGCTGAATGCAAGACTTGGCTTAAGGAAGTGAAAGATATGAAAGCTAAACTTGAAGAATTGAGGAAAAAAGATGACAATATCAGCAGATGCTTTTGTGGACTTTGTCCATTTCATTCTTTGCTAAAGCTTGGCAAAGATGTTGTGACGTACACTACGGAGGTAACTGCTCTATGTGATcgacaacaaaaaataaatataatggttaaaagagaaaaagcaccACCAATCCGAGTGAGAATGAAGCATCCCAAGAAGATAGATGATGTGCCATCACTTAATGATCATGTAGAAAAGCTATTGAAGTGGCTCAAAGGTGACAATTTCAAGAGACTTCGCATATGGGGACTGCCAGGAGTGGgaaaaacaacaataatgaAAAACCTAAATAATAGAGTTCGTGAAACCCAGCAATTTGATATTGTCCTTTTTGTAGATGTTTCAGAAGCGAAGAGCATGGGAGAGGAGATGAGAGAGGTGATGAGAGAGGAGATACAAGAACAACTTGTGAAGCGGTTACAACTAGGAGCACAAAGTGATCAAATACCAGACGAGATATCCAAAAATCTAGTTGACCAGAGATATCTGTTGCTTCTTGATGGGGTTTACTCAGAGATTGATCTGAATGACATTGGCATTCATGATAACCATGAACTTGGAAAGGTGGTATTTGCAACTAGATATAGAAATGTTTACCGTTCGAGTACAGATGAGGAGATCAATATAACAAGACTATCAGAGAATGATGGCCAGAATTTGTTCAAGAAATTATTAGGGGATATCGAAGTAGATCAACCAGACAGCCAGCCGATTGTGAAAGGTATACTCAGGGAGTGTGGTGGGATGCCACAAGTGATCATGATAATAGCAAATATGTTGAGAGATATGTTGATAGATGAGAACTATCTAGCTTCGTGGCGAGATGTGTTGTGCCAGTTGCAGGTTCCAAGCACGGATCCCATGGGAGAAATGGAAGAAGTTTACAAAGCATTTAAAACTGTTTATGACCGGTTAAATAGGGATTGCCAACCTTGTCTACGGTATTGGACAATTTTCCCACCAGACTATGAAGTTCACGAAGATTATATGACTGAGTGCTGGAAGGCTGAACAATTTCTTGCTCGTGCTGAGACGCTTGGGAATGCTCGTGATCGAGGCCAACGTATATTTTATGAATTGGAAGATAAATCTCTATTGGAAAAGGGCAGAAAGGCAAGGCACTTTAAGATGCCTTTCTTTCTCCAACGCATGGCTGTTAGGATCAGGGACCAGGAAGAGGAGGATTCAAAGTTTTTGGTAGGCGAAGGTGGAAAGATACTTGAAGGTGAAGAACTGTTGGAGAAATGGGAAAGTGCACAAAGGGTTTCATTGATCCGTCAAAAATTTACTCTACCTCAGAAACTTGCATCTGATAAAACCTTAACATTGCTACTCCAGAAAAACCCAAACTTGACAGAAATTCCAGAATCGTTCTTTGAATCCATGTGTAACCTTCGAATTTTGGATTTGTGTAATACAGGAATCATGTCAATGCCACCGTCTATTTCTAACTTGAAAAACCTGAGGCTGTTATATCTAAACAATTGTGGTCACATAGTGGAGCTGCCTCCCAATCTACAACAACTGAAGAGTCTTGAAATTCTTGATCTTCGCAACACTGGAATTCTCACCTTGCCTAAAGAGATTGGGCAATTGACTGGTTTGAAGTGTCTGAGAGTTTCTTTTAAGAAGAACTGCAGTTGTTCCAATGGCATCAACGGCCAGCCACTGCTTATGATTCCTTGTAATGTAATTGCAAGTCTTTCTTCGTTAGAAGAGCTGAGCATTGATGTCaactacaaaaacaaaatttggaaCCAGATTGTAGATACAGTTGCTGGGGAAGTTGCTAAGTTGAAGAAATTGGCAAGTCTTTGTTTCTACTTTCCAGAACTAACTTGCTTTGAAGCTTTCACTGAAGCTAGGAACAGAAATTACATGGAGCAGGAAGATCATGGGCTTAGATCATTCAGAATTGTAGTTGGCAATCACAATATGGAtaattttcttggatttgatttttttggataCACAACTGAACGACATTTGAGATTTGCAACTGGAGGAGTCATTCCTAATGCATTTTCAAATGTACTCAAGCAAGGTTATTCTTTAGAGCTACTGGGTCACCATAGTGCTAAAAACTTATCAGTAATAGGCGCAGCTAATTTGGAAGGGCTGAAAGCTTGTACAATTGAAGAATGCGATGAAATGGAAAGCATTATTGGTGGTGAGTCTGGTGACATAGTAACTGGTGCCTTGCAAAAGCTACACCTCATCAACCTCCCAAAGCTCGTTTCCATCTGCGAGGACTTAAACGAATCAAGAAGCCTCAATAAAATCACGACCCTGACACTGCAAGGTTGTCCAAGGCTAAAAAGACTTTTCCCACAAGCATTGGTCCAGCTGCTTTGTAACTTGAAAGATTTGCAAGTCAAAGATTGTTCCAAGATAGAAGAGATAATTGAAGGTGGAAGCATCGTTGAAATCGGAGCCCTTCCCAAATTGAAGAACGTTGTACTCTGCAAACTACCAAGATTGTTTCGTATATGTGAGGATGTCTCATTTGAATGGCTCTCTTTGGAGACTATGAAGATCCAGAATTGTCCTGATCTAAAGCATTTACCATTCAGTATGGAAAATGCAACCAGATTGAGAGTGATTGAATGCACTGAAAACTGGTGGAGCCAACTGGTTTGGCCAGATGATTCTGTGCAGGATCGTCTCAAAGGCCTTCGCAGCTTCACATGA